The Candidatus Peregrinibacteria bacterium genome contains the following window.
CTGAAGTTACATCAGGGGCAACTCGTAAATCATGGGCAGTAGTACTTCCACTCATAAAGTTAAATTAGAAATATAAATTCACCCGCATTAAACATCAGACGAAAAAATAGTCAATAGAAACAAGGATAGGCATTAGCGTGCAAAATCCTCAGTTCGAGTTTCACGAAGTACGTGGATTTTTATCTCACCCGGGTACATAAGATCTTTTTCGATCTTGCGAGCAATACTGTGAGAAAGCTTGATAGCTTCCAGGTCATCAATTTTGTCAGGATTTACGATAACGCGGATTGATTTACCGGCTTGGATTGCAAATACATCACTCACTCCATCAAAGCTCTTTGTAAGCTCTTCGAGATCTTCCATTCTGTGAATGAATTGTTCTAGATTGTCTTCGTTGGCACCGGGACGAGATTGTGAAATCAAGTCAGCCGCTTGCACGATCATAGCTTCAACCGTCCTTGCCTCTACTTTCGAATCCCCTGACTCAACTGCATGAATAACATTCTTATCAACATTAAATTTCTTCAATATATCAGAACCAATTTTTGGATAAGTACCGGATACTTCATGATCAGCAGCTCTACCTATATTATATAGGATTCCCGCCTTCTTACACACAGTTTGATCTGCACCAATTTGTGACGCCAAATTACCGGCCAAATGAGCGACGGAGATCGAATGTTTAAGCACATTCTGTCCACGAATAGTTCTAAATTTAAGTCGACCGAGAAGCTTAACGAGATTTGGATGAAGACCTGCAACTCCAGTCTCATAAACAGCACGTTCACCAAGTTCTTTGATTAAGGTATCCACTTCTTTTTGAACCGCTACGACAATTTCTTCAATACGAGCCGGATGGATACGTCCATCTTCGACTAGTCGCTCAAGAGCGATTTTTGCTATATAACGACGAAGTAAATCAAAACAAGAAATCGCAACCGCCCCCGGAGTATCATCTACAATCACATCAACTCCTGTAGCCTTTTCAAAAGTTTGGATATTACGACCTTCACGACCAATGATACGACCCTTCATGTCATCAGATGGAATATTTACAGTTGTTGCAGTAGTCTCAGCAGTCACATCCATTGCAAATTTTTGAATCGCCTCAGCGAGAATAGTACGAGCTTTTTCTTCAACTTCTTCACGCGCCTCAGATGAAACTTTTCTGTAATGTTTAACTATGTCATCCTTGTATTCTAACTCAACATTTTTGAGTAGAAGTCCCTTTGCCTCTTCCTTTGAAAGACTAGCAATTTTCTCAAGCTCGATGGCCTGAGAATCAAAAACCGCTTTAGCCTCTTCATGTATTTTTTTTGCCTCTTCAAGCTTTTCTTCGAGCTCCTCTTTTTTCTTATCAGAGTTCTCTATCTTGTCATCCAGAGATTGCTCTTTTTGAAGAAGCTTCTGCTCCAATTCCCGGAGCTCCGACCTTTTTTTTGTCTCGTCTTTCTTAATACTCTCCTCAAGCTTCATAGCTTCTTCTTTTGCCTCAAACAAAATCTCTTTCGCTTTGCTTTCAGCATCAGCAAGCTTTTTCTTAGACTCAATAGCAGCCCCTTCTTTCATTTTAGAATCCCGAATAACTTTGACCATATACCCTGTGCCAGCACCGATGACCGCGCCTATAAGCGCAAGCAGAATAGTAATTGCATCCATAATAATAAGGTTTAGATTACCTTAAAAGAAAAAGATTTGTTCGCTGTAAATTCCTGTTTTTGACTTGAAGGTGCGCTACAATAATGCGCGAAAATCAATGAAACTGCTTAAAACACTCTAAAATTCTTAATTCGTCTGCCCTTTCTTTCTTTAAGATAACACATAAATAATATACATATACAAATTATATAAGTTTGACAATAATGTAAAGACTATGTGAGAATGACTGGCCCATAAACAATAATATAATGAAAATCCTCCGACACCTTATAATATATACGCTTTTGATAATGGTTCTTGGCTGCACCCCAAGTGATGCGGATTTTCAAAGTAATATTCCGGTCAATGAGCCAATCGAAGAAACAGAAGTCCCAATTGCAACTGATAAATTACCGGAATCATTTAACCTCGATATACAATTTTACTCTCAAGCACCACAGTCTGACTGGGGCATGCCTTACCAAGAAGCTTGTGAGGAAGCTAGTATGATTTTGGCATACAATTATATTAATCTACGTGAGATGACGGTTGAAGAGTTCGATCAAGCTCTCAGAGATATGGTACAGTGGCAAATCGACACTTACGGAATCCACAAAGATATAACAATCGAAGAACTCGGAATAATAGCTGAAAAATATTTAGGATTTGCAAATTTTGAAGTCATAGACAATCCAACTGTCGATCAAATCAAAGGATTTTTAGTAAAAGGTTATCCGGTCATTGCACCATTTGCAGGAAGGGCGCTCGGCAATCCATTTTTCACGGCAGAGGGACCTATATATCACATGCTTGTAATTCGCGGATATGAAGAGGGTCCAAACGGACTTCGG
Protein-coding sequences here:
- the rny gene encoding ribonuclease Y — its product is MDAITILLALIGAVIGAGTGYMVKVIRDSKMKEGAAIESKKKLADAESKAKEILFEAKEEAMKLEESIKKDETKKRSELRELEQKLLQKEQSLDDKIENSDKKKEELEEKLEEAKKIHEEAKAVFDSQAIELEKIASLSKEEAKGLLLKNVELEYKDDIVKHYRKVSSEAREEVEEKARTILAEAIQKFAMDVTAETTATTVNIPSDDMKGRIIGREGRNIQTFEKATGVDVIVDDTPGAVAISCFDLLRRYIAKIALERLVEDGRIHPARIEEIVVAVQKEVDTLIKELGERAVYETGVAGLHPNLVKLLGRLKFRTIRGQNVLKHSISVAHLAGNLASQIGADQTVCKKAGILYNIGRAADHEVSGTYPKIGSDILKKFNVDKNVIHAVESGDSKVEARTVEAMIVQAADLISQSRPGANEDNLEQFIHRMEDLEELTKSFDGVSDVFAIQAGKSIRVIVNPDKIDDLEAIKLSHSIARKIEKDLMYPGEIKIHVLRETRTEDFAR
- a CDS encoding C39 family peptidase; this encodes MKILRHLIIYTLLIMVLGCTPSDADFQSNIPVNEPIEETEVPIATDKLPESFNLDIQFYSQAPQSDWGMPYQEACEEASMILAYNYINLREMTVEEFDQALRDMVQWQIDTYGIHKDITIEELGIIAEKYLGFANFEVIDNPTVDQIKGFLVKGYPVIAPFAGRALGNPFFTAEGPIYHMLVIRGYEEGPNGLRFITNDVGTRRGKNFVYDEKVLMNALHDWVDGSLKDPSLMNEGAKRILVLKGM